From the genome of Panthera tigris isolate Pti1 chromosome E1 unlocalized genomic scaffold, P.tigris_Pti1_mat1.1 chrE1_random_Un_scaffold_69, whole genome shotgun sequence:
GGCGAACagtagtaaaaaggaaaatgaagataaggGATAGTtgacaaagaaaaggtaaaaacagaaagTCAGTCAACGTGGTTGGGGAGATGAGGAAGGCCCAGGACGACATTGAGGAAGAGACTGCCATGTcaagcaggaggcagagaacaaACAAGTAAAGGCGATTCTTACAAGATGGTGAAGGTGCCGTTGTAGGTGTCGGGCTCCAGCACGGGCACTCTGCGGAGCCTCTGCTGTGGGCTGAGACCAACACACGACAGTGTCTCCTCTTTGCAGGTACAGCGCTCACATATTTTGAGGTTTGTGGTGGCATTCTGTTCTGGTTGCCAAGTTAAAGTTGTGTATGCCTTTTCTGAGGTATAGTTTACAAAATGCACCACAGGATGTTCAGTTGTTGGAGGAAAACCTGTCTCAAATGACTCTGGTTGCTGACTTACAGGAATTTCTAGGTCCATAGGTGGAACCGTGACTTCAGTCAGGTTTCGATGTTGACTCTGAACCTGTTTTGGATGTGCAAGTGTCACCTCAGGGTCCTTTGGGGGAGGAGTTGTAGTCTTCTTCAGGGTTGTCGAATGTTCAGCCTCTGTAATAGGTTCTGGAGTTATAGTAAGCTCCACATGACGAAATGGGATGATGGGTGATGCTGGATGCTGACCTTGATCCTTACTTGGAGTTGGAACTGTCACTTCCTGCTGGAATGGATATTGAACTACAACCTCCTTAggtggctctggaggctgagTTGGGGTGTCTCGCATGGTTGGAGAAGGTTCAGTCTCCACACTGGATCCTGCAGTTACAGTAAGTTCCAGGTCCATAGGTGGAACTGTGACTTCAGTCAGGTTTGGATGCTGACTCTGAACCTGCTCTGGATGTGCAAGTGTCACCTCAAGGTCCTTTGGAGGAGGAGCTGTAGTCTCCTTCACGGGTGTAGAATGTTCAGCCTCTGTAGTAGGTTCTGGAGTTATGGTAAGCCCCAAGTCCACACGATGAGCTGTGACACTGGGCAATGTTGGTTGCTGACCTTGATCCTTACTTGGAGTAGGAACTGTCACTTCCTGTTGGGACGGATACTGAACAACCTCCTTaggtggctctggaggctgggttGGGGTCTCTTGCATGGTTACAGAAGGTTCAGTCTCTGTAGTGGATTCTGGAGTTATGGTAAGCCCTGGGTCCAAAGGTTTAACTGTGACTTTAGTTAAGGTTGGATGCTGAATGTGCTCTGAATGTGGAAATGTCACCTCAAGGTCCTCTGGAGGAGCTATAGTCTGCTGCATGATTGTAGAATGCTCAGCCTCCACAGTAGGTTCTGGAGTTACAGTAAGCTCCAGGTCAGCAGGCTGAACAGTAACATTGGGCAAGTTTGGATGCTGAGCTTGCTCTTGTCCTAGAGGTGGAACTGTCACCTCATTATGGACTGGAGGTTGTGCTACAACCTCCTCAGGTGGCTCTGGAGGCTGAACTGGGGCCTCCTGCTGGGCTGGAGGAGTTTCTGCCTCCTTAGAGGGCTCCGGAGGTTGAGTTGGAGACTGCTGCAGAATTGGAGATGGTTCTACCTTCTCAGGGGCCTCTGAAGGCTGAGCTTGTACCTCCTGTTGTGTTAGAGAAGGTTCTATCTCCTTAAGTGGCTCGAGAGGTAGAGATAGGGTTTCCTGCTGGACTGGAGATGGTTCCACCTTCTCAGGAGGGTCTGAAGGCTGAGGTGGGGCCTCCTGCTGTGTGGAAGGTTCTACCTCCTTAGGGGGCTCAGGGGATACAactggggctccctgctgagttGGAAAAGATTCTGCCTCATTACCGGGCTCTGAAGGCTGAGCTGGGGGCTCCTGAGGTGTGGGAGAAGGTTCCACCTCCTTAGGGGGCTCAGGGGATATAGCTGGGGACTCCTGGAGGACTGGAAACTGAGCTGGGGCCACCTGCTGGGTTGGAGACTCTGCCTCATTAGGGGGCTCTGAAGGCTGAGCTGGGGCCTCCTGCAGTGTGGGAGAAGGTTCTACCTCCTTAGGGGGCTCAGGAGATACAGCTGGGGCCTGCTGGGGGACAGGAGACTGAACCAGGGCCTCCTGCGGGGTTGGAGAAGATTCTGCCTCATTAGGGGGCTCTGAAGGCTGAGCTGGGACTTCCTGCTGAACTGGAGATGGTTCTACCTTCTCAGGAGGCTCTGAAGGCTGAGCTGGGGCCAGCTGGGGGACTACAGACTGAGCTGGGGCCTCCTGTTGGCCTGAAGCAGGGTCCACAGCCTTAGGGGGGTCTGGAGTCTGAGCTAGGACCTCTTGTTGGCCTGGAGAAGACTCATCTTCAGGGGACTCTGGAGACTGGGAAAGATGCTTGGACTGAGCTGGAGCAAATTCAACTTTCTCAGGGGGAATAGGAGATTGAGCAGGGACATCCTGCTGCACTGGAAGATGTTTAACCTCCTTAGTTGCCTGGGGACTTAGGAAAATCCTCAGATCCACAGGTTTACCTGTGATATTAGGCAACACTGGATGCTGATCTTCACCTGGACCTGGAGGTGAGAATGTCACCTCATGCTGTACTGGAGACTGAGCTACAACATCTGTAGAGGACCCTGGAGGCTGAGCTGGATGCTCATACTGAACTGGAAAAGACTCGACCCCCTCATTGGGCTTTGGTTGCTGAGCTGGGACCTCTTGCTGGATTGGAGAAGGTTCTATACTTGCAACAGGCACTTGAGGCAGAGCTGAGCTCTCCTGCTGGCTTGGAGAAAGTTCAATTTCCTCAGGAAAATCTTCGGGTGGAGTTGAGACTTCATGCTGGACTGGAGAAGATTCCACATTTTCAGGGGGCGCTGGATGCTGATGTGGGACCTCCTGCTGGATTGGAGAAGGTTCCAACTGCTCAGGGGACACTCCAGACTGAGCTGAGGCCTCTTCTCGGAGTGGAGAAGCTTCAACCTCATTAGTGGATTCTGAGGTCATGGTAACTGAGGAATCCACAGGTTTAACAGTGACATTAGGCAACAGCAGGAGCTGAGCTTGATTCTGACCTTGAGGAAAAACTGTTACCACCTGATGCTCTGGAGAGTGAGCTGGGGCCTCCTGTTGGGTTGGAGAAGGTTCAACCTCACCAGAAGGCTCTGGATGTTGAGCTGTGGCTTCCTGTTGAGTGGCAGAAGGGTTAATTTCCTCAGAGGTCTGTGGATGCTGACTTGGGGCCTCCTGATAGGTTGCAGGTTTAACTTCCCCACGGGGATTTGGATGCTGAGTTGTGGCCTCTGACTGGGCTGGAGAAGGCTCAGTCCCCTCAAGGGGCTCTGGATACTGAGTTGGGGTCTCTGGTTGGGTTGGAAAAGGCTCACCCTCCTCTGATGCCTGAGGATACTGAGCTGGAGCCTCCTGCTGGGTTGAAGAAGGTTCAACCTCCTCAGGGGTCTGTGGATGCTGAACTGGGGCCTCCTCCTGGGTTGTAGGTGGTTCACTCCCCTCGGAGGCCTGTGGGTGCTGACCCTGGCCCTCCTCCTGGAGAGGGGAAGGTTCACCCTCTTCCTGGGCCTCTGGAAGCTGAGTCGGGGCCTCCTCCTGGGTTGAGGATGATTCACCCTCCTCAGGGGCCTGTGATTGCTGAGCTAGGGCCTCCTGCTGAGTTGTAGAAGGTTCAACTTCTCCAGGATATTCTGGATACTGAACTGGGGTCTCCTGCTGTGTTGGAAGTTTCTCCTGTGTGGTAGATTCTGGAGATTGCGTTGGAGTCTCCTGTTGAACTGGCAAAGATTCAACCTCAGGGGACTGTGGAGGCAGAGTTGGGGCTTCATGCTGGGTTTCAAAAGGTTCCACATTAAGAGGCACTGAGGGCTGAGCTATAGTCTCGTGCCGAACTGGAGAAGGTCCCACCTCTGTAGTGGGTTCTGCAGTCATGGTAAGCTGCACATCTGGAGGTTTCACACTGACATTGGGCAGGTTTAAATGTTGATCATGGTAGTGACCTGGAGGTGAAACTGTCATCTTATGATGCCATAGAGGTTGAGCTGGGTGCTCCTGCTGGGTTGGAGAAGGTTCCACCTCCCTGGAAggcagctctggaggctgagctGGTTGCTCTTGCAGGGTTGCAGAAGATTCTATCTCCCCTGGAGACTGAGCTGGAGTCTCCTGCTGGGTTGAAGATTCTGCCTCATTAAGGAGCTCTGCAAGCTGAGCTAAGGCCTCCTCCTGGGTTGGAGAAAGTTCAGCTTCTCCAAAACGGTCTGGAAGCTGAGCTGGGGGTTCCTGTTTGCTTAGAGAAGGCTTACCTTCCTCAGGAGGCACTGAAGGCTGAGCTGGGGTCTCCTGCTGCCTTAGAGAAGGATCAATCACCCCAGGAGGCTCGGAAGGCTGACCTGGGGTCTCCTGCTCACTTGAAGGCTCAACCTCCTCTGGAGGCTTACCCGAGGTCTCTTGCTGGGTTAGAGAAAGTTCTGCTTCCTCAGTATGTTCAAGAGGCTGAGGTGGGGCCTCTTGCTGGGCTATAGAAGATTCAACACCTTTATCAGGCCCTGGAGTTGTGGTAAATTCCACATCTAAAGGCTTACCTATAACCCTGGGAAACATTAAATAATCTGGATACTGACCTAGAGGTAGAGATGTCACCTCATCACTTACTGCAAGTTGAGTTAAATACTCGATAGGGAACTCTGGAACTAGAGTTGGGGCCTCCTGCTGGACTGGGGTAGGTTCAACCTCCTCGAGGCGCTCTGCAGGCTGAGCAGGGGCCTCCTGCTGGACTGGGGTAGGTCCAGCCTCCTCAGGGTGCTCCGCAGGCTGAGTTAGAGTTATGGTAAGATCCAGAGGTTTAACAGTGACATTGGGGAAGCTTGGCTTCTGAGCTTCACTCTGACTTGGAGATAGCACATTTACTTCATGATGTGCTAACAGTTGAGATATGATGTCCTTAGatggctctggaggctgagcAGGGGCCTCCTGGGGGGTTGGAGAAGGTTCCACTTCCTCGGGGGCCTCTGTAGGGTGAGCTGAGGCTTCCTGCTGGACTGAAGAAGGTTCGACCTCTTCAGGGGTACTTGAAGGCTCAGCTGGGGCTTCTTGTGGGTTTGCTGAATTTCCATCCTTAAGGGACTCTGGACGCTGAGATGGAGCCTCCTGCTCAAGTAGAGATGTTTCTGTCTCTTCAGAGGGCTCTGGATGCTGAGCCTGAGCCTCCCCTTGGGGCAAAAAAGATTCAGCTTCCTCAGGGGACTCTAGATGATTTGGGGTCTTCTGCAAGGGTGGAGGAATTTCAGCCTCCTCAGAGAAGTTTGGAAGTTGATCTGGTCCCCCTGGGAAACCCATAGGTAGGTTCTCCTCAGGATACAGGAGACCCATATTGGAATCTAAATAATCATCCTGCAGCTGTTGTTGTAGGTGCTCTTTATTTGCAAATTGGTTTGGAGTTCCAACAACTTTGGCAAGCCTTCGATGCTGAGCTAGATCTTTCTTCAGGTTTAGGGGTGAAACAATAAACTTTGTTGGCTTTGAACTCTGACTATCCAGAGATGGAACAAGTATTTCAAATGACTGGTGATCTTCGGCCTGATCTAAACCTACAGTTTTAGTCTTACTTTTGAGATGAGGAGGCGGAGCTATGGTCTGATTCTGATCCCAACCTGGCACTGGAACCACCTCTGGGAGCCTTTGATGCTGGGTTAGCTGGTCATTCAGATCCTCATCTGGCCCTGGGGGTAGTTCTCCAAACGAATCCGTGTCCAGGAATGGAACCAAAGTCTCGGTCAACTCCTTAGGCGGGGCCAACATCTGGGCTGGAGCAGAGGACCCCGGGTAATTAAAGCCCCCCGGCTCAGCTGGGGGTGTAAGTGCCTGGGGCGATTCGGGGGGGGGATCAGAGGAGCGAGAAGACCAGGGCTCAGCCGCCTCCAGGGGGTCGGAAGTCAGCTGGGCAGGGCCCACTCCGGAGGCTGAGCTGCCTGGACCAGCAGCCACAACGGTTGCCACATAAAGAGAAGCAGTGGGGCCAACAGGCGCAGCCGGGACATGACACGCGGAGGCTCCGGGGCGCAGCGACCCAGGCGAGTAGGGTACTGGCGCTGGGCCCTGAGCGGGAGCCAAACCATTATGGCAGCCCCGTGATGCGCGCGCGCACCTTTAGCAACtgcgcgcccctcccccgccaacgTCCCACCGTTTATTTATGGCGTCTTTATTTACGCCACCTTGATTAGCTCCCTGGAGATGGGCTCCGCACCACCAGAGCGGGCCCTTTTCCCAGAATCACTTGGGGCCCaggcctccctccaccctgcaaAGGCCACcactcccccccactcccccctcccccccccccccccccggggctgcTCACAGCAAGGTAGTACTTGCACTCAGATCTGGGTGGCCCCGGACTCCCGCAGCTCTGAGGGGTGGAAGGGTGGGGGAGTGGAGCAGAGCTTCCAAGGAAGCCACAGGACCTGGCATcctgggaaattaaaaaatgctagtCCAGCTCTAGCAATTTGAACTCTTGCTCTTCAAGGCTTAAATCCGAGAGACGTTCTTCCTCCCCCTGGCCATACCGCTTCCAAGAAAAGTAGCTGACCTGCAAAATAAGCACCAGTTAGGGCGATGGGGAGGAGAACACACTTCACAGTCAGATATTCTAAAATGTTGCCATTTCCTCTAAATTCTCAATACCCATGGCTGATTATTAATTCACCACTCTGTTAGATGGGGGCCTACCACTGAATCTGCGATGGCCCCTAAATGTCTGTAGGAGGAGTTTGGGGGGAGTGCTAAGCAATTCATTCTGGGAAAGAGGGCCGGAAACCAATTCTAGCCCTAAGAGCTGGGAAATGCATATTGCATTTAACAATATGAAGGTCAACAGGAACCATACTGAGATCAGTTCAGTGCAACAGTTAAAGCAGAAGTCAAATTCAAGTGTTTGGGAAATGAACTGAAATGTATTGTACTTCAGAGACATTCATAGAAGAGAACGGGAAAACTGAACTGCAGCCAGAGGAAGGACAAGAGAGTtgttatgaaagaaaaacaaaataaaaacaaagcaaaacaccaacaggttgaaaagaagaaatcagaaaaggagaTACAGCTCAAAACATAGGGTGGAGAAGAGATAAATGAGGTCTTATAAGTCGTTAAAAGGAAAGGAGTAAAAAGCATGGATGGAAAGTTTATCCCTGAATAAGAGAAGAAAtgtttcaacttctttttttagtatatgtgctgtcTAAGGAAGCACAGAAATGTTTCAACCTTTCAACAGTTAATTTTGTACCTCAAGTGTCAGGAAGTATATACACATGTCCTCAAAGCAtatttctccatctctgccttctccttccaCCAACAGGAACAGCGTCTACAGGCTGATACACCCTAAAGAAGCCTGTCTGTCTGAAGAAATGCCATCTTTCACAATTCAGCTGGTGACGGTTAGGTACCGTGTTGGACATTTCCCAGCCATAACCACCTATGGCTTTGTGTGAGGCAGCTGGGGAAGGTCTCTTTCTGCAGAACTTTGCTGTAAGTTCAGAATCACAGCCTCCTGGTCATAGTTAGGCTCAACCAGTTTTTGGAACATCCTAGTTAGGCATATACATGGCATAGGGAACGGGATACAGAGAtatccttttaaaacattatccACAGTACAGCTTGCTAATCAAGGTGCCAAAATATACTGGTACATAGTGAATGGATTATGGATACGCTGAGTGACACAAATCCCCTCAAAATGCAGGGCAACTTGTCCTAGACTAACTTGTCCCCAAGCCAGTCACCTCCATCCATAAACAGCCTCCCCTGAGGACCCTCAGAGGACTGAAGGAGTGTGAGCAGAGTTTGACACATCTCAGAAGTGCCTGCAGGGGACAAGCAAAATGACTGTTACCTGGCACTTGCTGCTTCGCCACTCTCTAAGCCTGGCCAAAAGGGTATTCCACTGCCTGGATATTGATTTTTAGGAGCCAGCTCTctagattatttcaaaataataataaagctatttTGCAGAATGTGTTTGACTTTTTAGAGTGGTCACTTAGAACACATTAGTACCAATGGACAGATGTGTCCAGCATGCATGGTGACAAAGACTCAAGCTGCTTCCTTCCCAGGGCCTGCCAGGAGCCCTGTCAGCCTCACCACCACCTACCGCCTTCATACCATGGGCAGGAATGCACTTTAGGAATCTTTTATATAAACTTCTCCAGCAGCTCCATGAGCCCCGTATCAGAAGGTTAAATGGTGGCTCTTGGCAGACACTGTTTTTTACAGCTTAAATTTCTTGTCATTATATGTATCAGATACATTCATTGCTACTGACTGCCCTAACAATGCAAGTGCATTCTGCAATATGtaactttattattatgttaaaatatctgATAGGAAAGGCTTTACAGAAATCACATTAtcctaagaaataaacattaatagagtgggagagagccaaagcataagagactgttaaaaactgagaacaaactgagggttgatggggggtgggagggagggcagggtgggtgatgggtattgaggagggcaccttttgggatgagcactgggtgttgtatggaaaccaatttgacagtaaatttcatatattaaaaaagaaaaaaaaagaaataaacattaattacacttcgaagcagaaggaaaaatgttATTTCCAATATAATTCaagtgttataaatatttttaaccgtttaaaattttcatcatatAATTGCAGGAAGTTCTATTGTCAAACTTGACCTTAAATATGAAGagactattatttaaaaagtcttaatcAGAAATTATATTTCAACTGTAACACCtgataataaaactttatggacaTGAAAGCAAGTTtaaggttattaatttttttaatattttatttataagtaagttCTTTGTAAGTTCTTCTCTTCTCATAACCATTTAAtaacaaaaaggggggggggtgcctgggtggctcagtgggttaagtatccgacttcagctcaggtcatgatctcatggcttttgagttcaagccctgcatcaggctctgtgctgacagctcagagtctggagcctgcttcggattctgtctccctctctctctgcccctcccctatgtactcgctctctctcaaaaataaataaacatttgaaattttttttttaaaaaaaacaatgaatttctCCCCAGGCTTCATACAGACAACTCAAATCCCCTTCAGTTCATTCTACTGTACAATACCAATATCATTTTTCTGCGTGTGTCATTACAATGAAAAAGGTTAGGAAGTACTGATTTACAGATACTAACTGAATATAAGAATagcagaaaatacacaaataaggcACATTTGATAGAATATGGATGCCTTCATCAGAACATTCCAGAGAAAGACACACCCTTCTCTCGAAGctatttggaaatgaaagagaagtccTGAGATTTACGGAgtaaattcttctttcttctaattcCTAAACAACGCATTCTCATCTAATTCTTTTTGGTCTTTTAGGTATTGCCTAAATTAATGTAGCACCTGCTTATCTAATACACAGTATCTAATATGCATcccagaagaatgagaaagaaaaaccatACTGCAGACACATATACATTGTACCAACCACAAGGGTTGAGATATCCCAAAGAGGGGTTCAGAATGGTCCAATATGGAAAATGTTCCACAGACAGAGATTTGACTGTACTGGAAGCAGCTTTGCACAACGAACAAGGACCATGTGGATCCAGAATAAACAGACCTCCTTCAAGAAAGGACCTTAAGATTCAGCTCACAATAAATGAAACATCTCCACCTAAACTCAGAGAATGAAAGCCCAGGCCAAAGTGAACAGAGAAGCCTCAGATCTTGGCTTATATAATTTCTTGTGACTCCAagatcaagtaaataaataataggcaATAACTGACTTCATTTGGAGCCATTTAAAATGACTGCCTCCTTCAGCAGTCCTGTAGAGCGCCCCAAACACAGATAGGACCTGACAAGCAGGCAGCTACGAGCTGGCCCAAGAGCTAAGCTGTTGGTAGGAAGGCATCTGggaaacagaaaggcaaatgcGTTGAAGCAGTTGCCTGAAATCCCCAAAGCTTTCTCCATTAATGCCTGTTTTAAAATGCCGAGAGCATTTCTGTGAACTATTAAGGGTAGGCAGAGTTACCTAATGAGGCTGTTAAATTCATTAGCCGTGTGCTTCATCTTTCTTGGTTTCCAACGTGCACGTGAAGGAGACCTCAGAGAAGTCTGTCAGAGGTCATAACCGCCCGCAAGGTGGTCACTCAGTCCTGAGCCTTAGTGAAAGGCTCAAGGCTCCTCCTAaaccatttctttgaaaatacaatGGATTAATTACTGTCATTTGCATCTGTAGCTATGCAAGCTATGATAATGATGTGCTCTAATGAAACCGATGCCTCAGGCTATAAGCTGACGAcctgaggggctgagggaggattCTCTCCACCTGAGCCCCGGGATTTCCTAAATCCTAAAGTGTGTTAGAAAAGTTGGGGAATGGTTCATAACTTGGGGCAAATTCCTAACTGTAGACAAGCTACGCTGGGTCTTATATTCATAGCTCTCAGAAACCTTTACATGCCAGAGTTTGTGAATCTACATGTTGCCAAATACTGACATTTATTTGGGTGAAATACCATTTAATCACGACTGGTTCTCAACTGATTTATAAGGCTCTTCCAAAATATATGCATCTAGGCCACCTTGGTTCAAGTCTAGTTTTCCTATTATTAGAAAAAAGTACCTCTGCTCTCTACAGAAAAAAtgactatattttttaatagtctttaaaCAGGAtccttataattttctcaaatcttAGGGTCTCAAGTTGTATGTTTATTAATCAATCACTTCGCAGGAATGGAGCTTGCTTTCTGCTaacgctttttttttcttccaatttttttaagcagcctccacacccagcatggagcccaatgcagggcttaaactcacaaccctgagctgagatcaagagtcagatatttaaccgactgagccatgaaggcgtcccccaattttttttaattgaagttgacatacaatgtcatACTGTTGCAGGTGTGCAACAGGGATTGGTGAGTGTAGTTGCCATGTGTCATCACACAACATTATTACAGTGTACTACTGTTTTCTTTAATATCAATTGCACGGTTTACAAAGCGAGTGGTCCAAAAGACAGTAGACTGTATCtgtgttgaaaaattaaaaagtgaaaaaaaaaatctatcaatgaTTTCAAAAACTGGCCGAAGGAATGTTACTTAGCTAGAGAtttcaaaatactgatttttcaCTTCTCATCTGGAAATGTGGGAGCTGGACAGCCTCCCTGTAGTCGTTTTGAGTATTTCCTTGTATTAGACAAATTTGAATAATTGTTTAACCAGTTTCAACCGTGTTGCATTAATCACAGCAAGACTTGGAGGAAAGAATTCGAAGGTGAAGCAACACCCTGGGATTTCTGTTTTTGCTGGGAGGTGCGGATTGTTGTTAGTTTGTTGTCACGCCCTGTTAGACTCTTGAATGCTGCTGTGTTCTTAAAACATACAGACTATATTTTCAGTTCACAAAGAACTTTTGCAGGTATTATCTAACGCAGATCAACTTAAatgcaaaaaagagaaatgttaccCAAAGAACAATTGTTTACGAGTtgaaattttgtgaaaaaatgtttaatcaatAC
Proteins encoded in this window:
- the LOC122236281 gene encoding titin-like isoform X7; amino-acid sequence: MLAPPKELTETLVPFLDTDSFGELPPGPDEDLNDQLTQHQRLPEVVPVPGWDQNQTIAPPPHLKSKTKTVGLDQAEDHQSFEILVPSLDSQSSKPTKFIVSPLNLKKDLAQHRRLAKVVGTPNQFANKEHLQQQLQDDYLDSNMGLLYPEENLPMGFPGGPDQLPNFSEEAEIPPPLQKTPNHLESPEEAESFLPQGEAQAQHPEPSEETETSLLEQEAPSQRPESLKDGNSANPQEAPAEPSSTPEEVEPSSVQQEASAHPTEAPEEVEPSPTPQEAPAQPPEPSKDIISQLLAHHEVNVLSPSQSEAQKPSFPNVTVKPLDLTITLTQPAEHPEEAGPTPVQQEAPAQPAERLEEVEPTPVQQEAPTLVPEFPIEYLTQLAVSDEVTSLPLGQYPDYLMFPRVIGKPLDVEFTTTPGPDKGVESSIAQQEAPPQPLEHTEEAELSLTQQETSGKPPEEVEPSSEQETPGQPSEPPGVIDPSLRQQETPAQPSVPPEEGKPSLSKQEPPAQLPDRFGEAELSPTQEEALAQLAELLNEAESSTQQETPAQSPGEIESSATLQEQPAQPPELPSREVEPSPTQQEHPAQPLWHHKMTVSPPGHYHDQHLNLPNVSVKPPDVQLTMTAEPTTEVGPSPVRHETIAQPSVPLNVEPFETQHEAPTLPPQSPEVESLPVQQETPTQSPESTTQEKLPTQQETPVQYPEYPGEVEPSTTQQEALAQQSQAPEEGESSSTQEEAPTQLPEAQEEGEPSPLQEEGQGQHPQASEGSEPPTTQEEAPVQHPQTPEEVEPSSTQQEAPAQYPQASEEGEPFPTQPETPTQYPEPLEGTEPSPAQSEATTQHPNPRGEVKPATYQEAPSQHPQTSEEINPSATQQEATAQHPEPSGEVEPSPTQQEAPAHSPEHQVVTVFPQGQNQAQLLLLPNVTVKPVDSSVTMTSESTNEVEASPLREEASAQSGVSPEQLEPSPIQQEVPHQHPAPPENVESSPVQHEVSTPPEDFPEEIELSPSQQESSALPQVPVASIEPSPIQQEVPAQQPKPNEGVESFPVQYEHPAQPPGSSTDVVAQSPVQHEVTFSPPGPGEDQHPVLPNITGKPVDLRIFLSPQATKEVKHLPVQQDVPAQSPIPPEKVEFAPAQSKHLSQSPESPEDESSPGQQEVLAQTPDPPKAVDPASGQQEAPAQSVVPQLAPAQPSEPPEKVEPSPVQQEVPAQPSEPPNEAESSPTPQEALVQSPVPQQAPAVSPEPPKEVEPSPTLQEAPAQPSEPPNEAESPTQQVAPAQFPVLQESPAISPEPPKEVEPSPTPQEPPAQPSEPGNEAESFPTQQGAPVVSPEPPKEVEPSTQQEAPPQPSDPPEKVEPSPVQQETLSLPLEPLKEIEPSLTQQEVQAQPSEAPEKVEPSPILQQSPTQPPEPSKEAETPPAQQEAPVQPPEPPEEVVAQPPVHNEVTVPPLGQEQAQHPNLPNVTVQPADLELTVTPEPTVEAEHSTIMQQTIAPPEDLEVTFPHSEHIQHPTLTKVTVKPLDPGLTITPESTTETEPSVTMQETPTQPPEPPKEVVQYPSQQEVTVPTPSKDQGQQPTLPSVTAHRVDLGLTITPEPTTEAEHSTPVKETTAPPPKDLEVTLAHPEQVQSQHPNLTEVTVPPMDLELTVTAGSSVETEPSPTMRDTPTQPPEPPKEVVVQYPFQQEVTVPTPSKDQGQHPASPIIPFRHVELTITPEPITEAEHSTTLKKTTTPPPKDPEVTLAHPKQVQSQHRNLTEVTVPPMDLEIPVSQQPESFETGFPPTTEHPVVHFVNYTSEKAYTTLTWQPEQNATTNLKICERCTCKEETLSCVGLSPQQRLRRVPVLEPDTYNGTFTILNFQGNSISHIDENVWKGYRWAEKLCHVILRGSCSVSGNALGGGEWTGPPGCHPGQANTVS
- the LOC122236281 gene encoding titin-like isoform X5, with the protein product MLAPPKELTETLVPFLDTDSFGELPPGPDEDLNDQLTQHQRLPEVVPVPGWDQNQTIAPPPHLKSKTKTVGLDQAEDHQSFEILVPSLDSQSSKPTKFIVSPLNLKKDLAQHRRLAKVVGTPNQFANKEHLQQQLQDDYLDSNMGLLYPEENLPMGFPGGPDQLPNFSEEAEIPPPLQKTPNHLESPEEAESFLPQGEAQAQHPEPSEETETSLLEQEAPSQRPESLKDGNSANPQEAPAEPSSTPEEVEPSSVQQEASAHPTEAPEEVEPSPTPQEAPAQPPEPSKDIISQLLAHHEVNVLSPSQSEAQKPSFPNVTVKPLDLTITLTQPAEHPEEAGPTPVQQEAPAQPAERLEEVEPTPVQQEAPTLVPEFPIEYLTQLAVSDEVTSLPLGQYPDYLMFPRVIGKPLDVEFTTTPGPDKGVESSIAQQEAPPQPLEHTEEAELSLTQQETSGKPPEEVEPSSEQETPGQPSEPPGVIDPSLRQQETPAQPSVPPEEGKPSLSKQEPPAQLPDRFGEAELSPTQEEALAQLAELLNEAESSTQQETPAQSPGEIESSATLQEQPAQPPELPSREVEPSPTQQEHPAQPLWHHKMTVSPPGHYHDQHLNLPNVSVKPPDVQLTMTAEPTTEVGPSPVRHETIAQPSVPLNVEPFETQHEAPTLPPQSPEVESLPVQQETPTQSPESTTQEKLPTQQETPVQYPEYPGEVEPSTTQQEALAQQSQAPEEGESSSTQEEAPTQLPEAQEEGEPSPLQEEGQGQHPQASEGSEPPTTQEEAPVQHPQTPEEVEPSSTQQEAPAQYPQASEEGEPFPTQPETPTQYPEPLEGTEPSPAQSEATTQHPNPRGEVKPATYQEAPSQHPQTSEEINPSATQQEATAQHPEPSGEVEPSPTQQEAPAHSPEHQVVTVFPQGQNQAQLLLLPNVTVKPVDSSVTMTSESTNEVEASPLREEASAQSGVSPEQLEPSPIQQEVPHQHPAPPENVESSPVQHEVSTPPEDFPEEIELSPSQQESSALPQVPVASIEPSPIQQEVPAQQPKPNEGVESFPVQYEHPAQPPGSSTDVVAQSPVQHEVTFSPPGPGEDQHPVLPNITGKPVDLRIFLSPQATKEVKHLPVQQDVPAQSPIPPEKVEFAPAQSKHLSQSPESPEDESSPGQQEVLAQTPDPPKAVDPASGQQEAPAQSVVPQLAPAQPSEPPEKVEPSPVQQEVPAQPSEPPNEAESSPTPQEALVQSPVPQQAPAVSPEPPKEVEPSPTLQEAPAQPSEPPNEAESPTQQVAPAQFPVLQESPAISPEPPKEVEPSPTPQEPPAQPSEPGNEAESFPTQQGAPVVSPEPPKEVEPSTQQEAPPQPSDPPEKVEPSPVQQETLSLPLEPLKEIEPSLTQQEVQAQPSEAPEKVEPSPILQQSPTQPPEPSKEAETPPAQQEAPVQPPEPPEEVVAQPPVHNEVTVPPLGQEQAQHPNLPNVTVQPADLELTVTPEPTVEAEHSTIMQQTIAPPEDLEVTFPHSEHIQHPTLTKVTVKPLDPGLTITPESTTETEPSVTMQETPTQPPEPPKEVVQYPSQQEVTVPTPSKDQGQQPTLPSVTAHRVDLGLTITPEPTTEAEHSTPVKETTAPPPKDLEVTLAHPEQVQSQHPNLTEVTVPPMDLELTVTAGSSVETEPSPTMRDTPTQPPEPPKEVVVQYPFQQEVTVPTPSKDQGQHPASPIIPFRHVELTITPEPITEAEHSTTLKKTTTPPPKDPEVTLAHPKQVQSQHRNLTEVTVPPMDLEIPVSQQPESFETGFPPTTEHPVVHFVNYTSEKAYTTLTWQPEQNATTNLKICERCTCKEETLSCVGLSPQQRLRRVPVLEPDTYNGTFTILNFQGNSISHIDENVWKGYRWAEKLCHVILRGSCSVSGNALGGGEWTGPPGCHPAFTASLVEQCDLKLFTADIIM